A genomic stretch from Helianthus annuus cultivar XRQ/B chromosome 1, HanXRQr2.0-SUNRISE, whole genome shotgun sequence includes:
- the LOC110937007 gene encoding serine/threonine-protein kinase STY13-like: protein MAAIYSLYIINKSGGLIFYKDYGLQGRMDTNDSLRLASLWHSMHAISQQISPIQGCSGIELLETDTFDLHCFQSLTVVKVDFGVARVKAQTGVMTAETGTYRWMAPEIIEHKPYDHKADVFSFGVVLWELLTGKLALHMST from the exons ATGGCAGCAATTTACAGCCTGTACATCATCAACAAATCAGGGGGTCTCATCTTCTACAAG GATTATGGATTGCAAGGAAGAATGGACACGAATGATAGCTTGAGATTGGCCAGTTTGTGGCATTCAATGCACGCAATCTCTCAGCAAATCTCCCCCATTCAGGGATGCTCTGGTATTGAACTTCTTGAAACAGATACATTTGATCTCCATTGCTTTCAGTCTCTTACTG TTGTTAAGGTAGATTTTGGTGTTGCGAGAGTAAAGGCCCAGACTGGTGTCATGACAGCCGAAACGGGGACATATCGATGGATGGCTCCTGAG attaTTGAACACAAACCCTATGATCATAAGGCTGATGTTTTCAGTTTTGGGGTTGTGTTATGGGAGTTACTAACTGGGaag CTTGCATTGCATATGAGTACTTAA
- the LOC110868988 gene encoding uncharacterized protein At5g39865, producing the protein MWSYRRKNDNDNNNDNNDYSPKSRRPPSSPNFKRRTFKDIETLTHDNDMIEQQQQQQTSSSTQNTSTNATTTRPTVFHRVHLANRFTRAFAAKPKPEPGSVKPKKLEKLVPGSDKRVVVYLTSLRAVRSTFEACRTVRSILHGFRVPIDERDLLMDSSFFDEIRKIMAQIGQGRSDDKRVSLPKVFIGGRYIGGADEIVELHEIGELKKFMSGLPAVAPGVCEICGGFRFTLCEECNGSHKCPLEDGGFTTCVECNENGLIRCTSCLS; encoded by the coding sequence ATGTGGTCATACCGACGAAAAAACGACAACGAcaacaacaacgacaacaacgaTTACAGCCCAAAATCACGTAGACCACCTTCCAGCCCCAATTTCAAACGCCGAACCTTCAAAGACATCGAAACCTTAACTCATGACAACGACATGatcgaacaacaacaacaacaacaaacctctTCCTCCACACAAAACACCTCCACCAATGCCACCACCACCCGACCCACCGTCTTCCACCGCGTCCACCTCGCCAACCGCTTCACCCGCGCTTTTGCCGCCAAACCCAAACCCGAACCCGGTTCAGTCAAACCAAAAAAACTAGAAAAACTCGTACCCGGGTCGGATAAACGGGTAGTAGTCTACCTAACAAGTCTGAGAGCCGTGAGATCAACGTTCGAAGCATGCCGGACCGTCCGATCAATCCTGCACGGGTTCCGGGTGCCAATCGACGAGCGAGATCTGTTAATGGACTCGTCGTTTTTCGACGAAATACGGAAGATTATGGCGCAAATTGGGCAGGGTAGGAGTGACGATAAAAGGGTGTCATTGCCGAAAGTTTTTATTGGCGGGAGATATATTGGTGGGGCTGATGAGATTGTGGAGCTGCATGAGATCGGAGAGTTGAAGAAGTTTATGTCCGGTTTACCGGCGGTGGCTCCCGGTGTATGTGAGATTTGTGGTGGGTTCCGGTTTACTTTGTGTGAAGAATGTAATGGGAGCCATAAGTGTCCGTTGGAAGATGGTGGGTTTACGACTTGTGTTGAGTGTAATGAAAATGGTCTCATTAGGTGCACATCTTGTTTGAGCTGA
- the LOC110868978 gene encoding cytochrome c biogenesis protein CCS1, chloroplastic, with protein sequence METLLLTLNPLKPQPYLFKFPNSRTPFTNNCRGFFSPISCKLSSQPSKDTTKNKVVVPGAAPSLSEENEPPAKVDSRPKKSGGAVVKRLTKRGLSVLANLPLAIGEMFTIAGLMALGTAIDQGENPEYYFQKYPEDNPILGFFTWRWILTLGFDHMFSSPVFLGTLVLLAASLMACTYTTQIPMVKVARRWSFLNSANTIRKLEFSDSLPKASIQDLGVILSGAGYEVFLKGPSLYAFKGLAGRFAPIGVHIALLLIMSGGTYSAVGSFKGSVTVPQGLNFVMGDVLGPNGFLSTPTEAFNTEVHVNRFYMDYYDSGEVSQFHTDLSLFDIDGKEVMRKTISVNDPLRYEGVTIYQTDWSISALQIVKDEEGPYNLAVAPLTVNGDKKLYGSFLPVGNADSTNVKGISMLLRDLQSVVLYDQDGKFAGVRRPNSKLPIEINGTKIEIVDAIGSSGLDMKTDPGVPIVYAGFGALMLTTCVSYLSHTQIWALQDGTTVVVGGKTNRAKVEFPDEMNRVLDRVPEINEPSDVILG encoded by the exons ATGGAGACTCTTCTTCTAACCCTCAACCCACTAAAACCCCAACCCTATCTCTTCAAATTCCCCAATTCTCGAACTCCATTCACCAACAACTGCAGAGGTTTCTTCTCCCCGATTTCTTGCAAGCTCTCATCACAGCCGTCTAAAGACACGACAAAGAACAAGGTTGTGGTCCCTGGTGCAGCTCCGTCGTTGTCGGAGGAGAATGAACCTCCGGCAAAGGTGGATTCCCGGCCGAAGAAGTCCGGTGGGGCGGTTGTGAAAAGGTTGACCAAAAGGGGTTTGTCAGTTCTTGCTAATTTGCCTCTGGCTATTGGTGAAATGTTCACCATTGCTGGTTTGATGGCTTTGG GTACTGCAATAGATCAAGGTGAGAATCCGGAATACTATTTCCAAAAATATCCGGAGGATAATCCAATTCTAGGATTCTTCACATGGAGATGGATACTTACCCTAGGGTTTGATCATATGTTTTCATCCCCGGTTTTTCTTGGAACTTTAGTTCTACTAGCAGCATCTCTTATGGCTTGCACATACACCACACAAATCCCCATGGTCAAAGTAGCAAGAAG ATGGTCTTTCTTAAATTCGGCTAACACAATTCGAAAGCTGGAATTCTCAGATTCTCTACCCAAAGCCTCAATTCAGGATTTAGGTGTTATTTTATCCGGAGCGGGATATGAG GTTTTTCTGAAAGGACCATCTTTATACGCCTTCAAAGGGCTAGCGGGCCGGTTCGCCCCAATCGGTGTGCACATAGCTTTACTCTTGATAATGAGCGGTGGGACCTATAGCGCTGTTGGAAGTTTCAAAGGTTCCGTAACAGTCCCACAGGGCTTGAATTTTGTTATGGGAGATGTATTAGGCCCAAACGGGTTCCTTTCTACACCTACCGAAGCTTTTAACACCGAGGTTCATGTTAACCGGTTCTACATGGATTACTATGATAGTGGAGAG GTTTCACAATTTCACACGGATCTTTCTTTATTTGATATCGATGGGAAGGAAGTAATGAGGAAAACAATAAGTGTAAATGATCCGTTAAGATATGAAGGAGTTACGATATATCAAACCGATTGGAGCATTTCTGCCCTGCAAATAGTGAAAGATGAAGAAGGCCCGTATAACCTAGCTGTTGCACCTTTGACCGTTAATGGAGATAAGAAGCTTTATGGAAGCTTTTTGCCTGTTGGAAATGCCGATTCTACAAATGTCAAAGGAAT ATCAATGCTTCTTCGTGATCTTCAGTCGGTTGTGTTATATGATCAAGATGGGAAATTTGCTGGGGTCCGCAGGCCTAACTCTAAACTTCCGATTGAAATTAATGGTACAAAGATCGAAATTGTGGATGCAATTGGCAGTAGTGGACTTGATATGAAG ACTGATCCTGGAGTGCCGATTGTATATGCGGGATTTGGTGCATTAATGCTTACAACTTGCGTTAGTTATCTATCACACACACAG ATATGGGCTTTACAAGATGGAACAACTGTAGTAGTTGGAGGGAAAACTAACCGAGCCAAGGTTGAGTTCCCTGATGAGATGAACCGCGTGCTAGATCGGGTCCCCGAGATAAACGAGCCATCTGATGTTATTTTGGGCTAA